Proteins co-encoded in one Capsicum annuum cultivar UCD-10X-F1 chromosome 9, UCD10Xv1.1, whole genome shotgun sequence genomic window:
- the LOC107841509 gene encoding pentatricopeptide repeat-containing protein At3g51320-like, with translation MPCRNLVRWNVMMTGYLNSNNPGKCLKLFREMAQRGLNGNDTTIVLAVSACARSARMKEGKSVHGRLIKKFKDLNLIIGTTLIYMYSRCGRAEIARLIFDRISIKNIVCWNAMILGYCIHGNRKDGLNLYSNLLSSRLESTGKSHVDNPVLPDEITFVSVLCACAREGLVTEERKYFGNMSDAFGIKPSFAHYWCLANILENVGLMQEAIETLKNMPVDSDLPLESSLWSELLGSARLGQDVSLGEQIANKLIDHDPENFWHYLLLVNMYAAAGR, from the coding sequence ATGCCGTGTAGGAATTTGGTTCGGTGGAATGTCATGATGACGGGGTATTTGAATTCGAATAATCCTGGTAAGTGCCTAAAGTTGTTCAGAGAAATGGCACAGAGGGGATTGAATGGGAACGATACGACTATAGTTCTTGCGGTTAGTGCTTGTGCTAGGTCAGCTCGGATGAAGGAAGGAAAATCTGTTCATGGGCGTCTAATTAAGAAATTTAAAGACTTGAATTTGATTATTGGTACTACTTTAATCTATATGTATAGTAGATGCGGCAGAGCAGAAATTGCTCGTTTAATTTTTGATCGGATATCGATCAAGAACATAGTCTGCTGGAATGCAATGATATTGGGGTATTGCATCCATGGAAACCGAAAAGATGGGCTTAATCTGTATTCAAACTTGCTGAGCAGTAGATTAGAAAGTACAGGAAAAAGTCATGTTGATAACCCTGTGCTTCCAGATGAAATCACATTTGTCTCTGTCTTATGTGCTTGTGCCCGTGAAGGACTGGTaacagaagaaagaaaatacTTTGGCAACATGAGCGACGCGTTTGGTATAAAGCCCAGCTTTGCACATTATTGGTGCTTGGCTAATATTTTGGAAAATGTTGGTCTAATGCAAGAAGCTATAGAAACACTGAAAAACATGCCAGTAGATAGCGATTTACCACTGGAATCCTCATTGTGGTCTGAATTGCTTGGCTCAGCCCGCCTTGGTCAAGATGTAAGTTTAGGAGAACAAATTGCAAATAAGTTGATTGATCATGACCCCGAGAATTTTTGGCATTATTTATTGTTGGTGAACATGTATGCTGCAGCTGGTCGTTGA
- the LOC107842716 gene encoding ethylene-responsive transcription factor-like protein At4g13040 isoform X1, whose translation MVLFFMQNLANAMVSIRRRKLLGLCSGRSAFLVPLPKFSENDHFAEHRFFNNRPTSVHPMTSTDIDESKEKIAIKVVPGTSNSHASGSLMEQTAQQFPEVKRRKRHRRKHFENQEPCLMRGVYFKNMKWQAAIKVDKKQIHLGTVGTQEEAARLYDRAAFMCGREPNFELSEEEKQELRQFKWDDFLAFTRSAITNKKTRRRSGAGARRKSEPLTSALNSEEEEEGGEPESNGFSASEDIEHDVSFS comes from the exons ATGGTACTCTTTTTCAT GCAAAATTTGGCGAATGCTATGGTGAGCATCCGAAGGCGCAAGCTGTTAGGACTTTGCTCTG GACGAAGCGCCTTCTTGGTTCCACTGCCAAAGTTTTCTGAGAATGACCACTTTGCGGAACATCGTTTCTTCAACAACAGACCCACTAGTGTCCATCCAATGACATCAACTGATATTGATGAGTCAAAAGAG AAAATTGCTATAAAGGTTGTTCCTGGAACATCAAATAGTCATGCCTCTGGCTCCTTGATGGAGCAGACCGCTCAACAATTTCCAG AAGTTAAACGCAGAAAGCGACACAGGAGAAAGCACTTTGAAAACCAAGAGCCATGTCTCATGAGAGGTGTctactttaaaaatatgaaatggcaagCTGCAATAAAAGTTGATAAGAAACAAATCCATTTGGGTACAGTTGGCACTCAAGAAGAAGCTGCTAGACTGTATGACAG GGCTGCTTTTATGTGTGGGAGGGAACCAAATTTTGAGCTTTCAGAGGAGGAGAAGCAGGAACTAAGACAATTCAAATGGGATGATTTTTTAGCATTTACACGCTCAGCGATTACTAACAAGA AAACTCGAAGAAGAAGTGGAGCTGGTGCACGGAGGAAATCTGAGCCTTTAACTTCAGCACTGAACAGTGAGGAGGAAGAGGAGGGAGGGGAGCCAGAAAGCAATGGGTTTTCAGCCTCTGAAGATATAGAGCACGACGTATCGTTCTCTTGA
- the LOC107842716 gene encoding ethylene-responsive transcription factor-like protein At4g13040 isoform X2, whose protein sequence is MVSIRRRKLLGLCSGRSAFLVPLPKFSENDHFAEHRFFNNRPTSVHPMTSTDIDESKEKIAIKVVPGTSNSHASGSLMEQTAQQFPEVKRRKRHRRKHFENQEPCLMRGVYFKNMKWQAAIKVDKKQIHLGTVGTQEEAARLYDRAAFMCGREPNFELSEEEKQELRQFKWDDFLAFTRSAITNKKTRRRSGAGARRKSEPLTSALNSEEEEEGGEPESNGFSASEDIEHDVSFS, encoded by the exons ATGGTGAGCATCCGAAGGCGCAAGCTGTTAGGACTTTGCTCTG GACGAAGCGCCTTCTTGGTTCCACTGCCAAAGTTTTCTGAGAATGACCACTTTGCGGAACATCGTTTCTTCAACAACAGACCCACTAGTGTCCATCCAATGACATCAACTGATATTGATGAGTCAAAAGAG AAAATTGCTATAAAGGTTGTTCCTGGAACATCAAATAGTCATGCCTCTGGCTCCTTGATGGAGCAGACCGCTCAACAATTTCCAG AAGTTAAACGCAGAAAGCGACACAGGAGAAAGCACTTTGAAAACCAAGAGCCATGTCTCATGAGAGGTGTctactttaaaaatatgaaatggcaagCTGCAATAAAAGTTGATAAGAAACAAATCCATTTGGGTACAGTTGGCACTCAAGAAGAAGCTGCTAGACTGTATGACAG GGCTGCTTTTATGTGTGGGAGGGAACCAAATTTTGAGCTTTCAGAGGAGGAGAAGCAGGAACTAAGACAATTCAAATGGGATGATTTTTTAGCATTTACACGCTCAGCGATTACTAACAAGA AAACTCGAAGAAGAAGTGGAGCTGGTGCACGGAGGAAATCTGAGCCTTTAACTTCAGCACTGAACAGTGAGGAGGAAGAGGAGGGAGGGGAGCCAGAAAGCAATGGGTTTTCAGCCTCTGAAGATATAGAGCACGACGTATCGTTCTCTTGA